One region of Erwinia tracheiphila genomic DNA includes:
- the folE gene encoding GTP cyclohydrolase I FolE, translating into MATLSQEAKLVHNALLARGLETPLRSPSREMDDESRKNLIAGHMNEIMQLLNLDLDDDSLAETPHRVAKMYVNEIFSGLNYANFPKITMIENKMKVDEMVTVRDITLTSTCEHHFVMIDGKATVAYIPKDKVIGLSKINRIVQFFSSRPQVQERLTQQVLVALQTLLGTNNVAVSIDAVHYCVKSRGIRDATSATTTTSLGGLFKSSQNTRQEFLRAVRHG; encoded by the coding sequence ATGGCTACGTTAAGTCAGGAAGCCAAACTTGTTCACAACGCGCTGCTTGCCCGTGGGCTGGAAACCCCGCTGCGCTCGCCCTCGCGTGAGATGGATGACGAAAGCCGAAAAAATCTCATTGCCGGTCATATGAACGAGATTATGCAGCTGCTCAATCTCGATCTGGACGACGACAGCCTCGCGGAAACGCCACACCGTGTTGCTAAAATGTACGTTAATGAGATCTTCTCCGGGCTGAATTACGCTAACTTCCCTAAAATCACCATGATTGAAAACAAAATGAAGGTGGATGAGATGGTAACGGTGCGTGATATCACCCTGACCAGTACCTGTGAACATCATTTTGTGATGATCGACGGTAAAGCTACCGTGGCCTACATCCCGAAGGATAAAGTGATTGGTCTGTCGAAAATAAATCGCATCGTGCAGTTTTTCTCGTCACGCCCGCAGGTGCAGGAGCGCCTGACCCAGCAGGTGCTGGTAGCGCTCCAGACGCTGCTGGGCACCAATAACGTTGCGGTGTCCATTGATGCAGTACACTACTGCGTGAAATCACGCGGCATTCGTGATGCCACCAGCGCCACCACCACTACCTCACTGGGCGGCCTGTTTAAGTCCAGCCAGAACACCCGGCAGGAGTTCCTGCGTGCCGTCCGCCACGGCTGA
- a CDS encoding IS1 family transposase (programmed frameshift), translating to MAKVDVVCPQCNETHAVRCNGHSASGAQRYICKHCSKTFLLNFSYSGAKPDTHQTIVNMAMNGYGCRDTARVLGISLNTVLRHGKKISPKQVAENIDPETEVVICCEAGEQWPYVRCKSNPRWLFYAYDRIRKRALAHVFGPRNAPTLRRLLALLSKFNIAFYMTDAWPVYKVLLSATGHVVSKKYTQRTERHNLNLRTHIKRLTRRTICFSKSEEMHDKIIGWYLTLHHYQ from the exons ATGGCTAAAGTTGATGTCGTCTGCCCTCAGTGCAATGAAACTCATGCTGTACGATGTAACGGACATTCAGCATCCGGTGCCCAACGTTACATCTGCAAGCATTGTTCAAAGACCTTTCTGCTCAACTTTAGCTACTCCGGTGCCAAACCAGACACACACCAGACCATTGTTAATATGGCCATGAATGGTTACGGATGTCGCGATACCGCACGGGTTCTCGGTATCAGCCTCAATACGGTTCTGCGGCACG GTAAAAAAATTTCGCCAAAGCAGGTAGCTGAGAATATCGACCCCGAAACGGAGGTTGTTATCTGCTGTGAAGCCGGTGAACAATGGCCTTACGTGCGGTGTAAAAGCAATCCCCGGTGGTTGTTCTATGCTTATGACCGTATCCGCAAACGTGCTCTGGCCCACGTCTTCGGCCCGAGAAATGCCCCGACCCTGCGACGATTGCTGGCCCTGTTAAGCAAATTTAACATTGCCTTTTATATGACAGATGCCTGGCCGGTTTATAAAGTTCTGTTAAGTGCAACAGGCCACGTGGTGAGCAAGAAATATACCCAACGGACAGAACGACATAATCTTAATCTTCGTACACATATCAAACGACTGACCCGCAGAACAATTTGCTTTTCGAAGTCAGAGGAAATGCACGATAAGATCATCGGTTGGTATCTTACTCTTCATCATTATCAATAA
- a CDS encoding glycoside hydrolase family 1 protein, which translates to MKKRFPEGFLWGGATAANQVEGAYDEEGKGLSIVDTIPGGKARLSIVSSPNFDFSLDPERYTYPNHKGIDHYHRYREDIALFAEMGFKCYRFSVAWTRIYPNGVELQPNEAGLLHYDRVIETCLSHGIEPVITLSHYEMPLHLAKSLGGWKNREAIDHFIRFASMVLHRYGQKVKYWMTFNEINSAAHFPMMSQSLTVKTGALDPQAKYQAWHNQFVASSLAVKAAHEISPDIRMGCMILYATTYAFDCNPVNQLAALRDNQAFNYYCTDVQAGGKYPWYAQKLWQSLGVKLDIQPGDLALIAAHPVDYIGFSYYMSTTVNKTDNGSAAAQGNLLGGARNPFLQASDWGWEIDPVGLRIALNQLYDRYQKPLFIVENGLGAVDKPDDNFTINDDYRINYLREHILAMADAVDDGVELMGYTPWGCIDLVSMSTGEMSKRYGFIYVDLDDTLSGTGNRYKKKSFNWYKQVIASNGEDLN; encoded by the coding sequence ATGAAAAAACGCTTTCCCGAGGGTTTTTTATGGGGCGGTGCCACTGCAGCGAATCAGGTAGAAGGGGCCTATGATGAGGAGGGCAAAGGATTGTCGATTGTTGACACCATTCCCGGTGGAAAAGCTCGCCTGAGTATTGTTTCTTCCCCTAACTTTGACTTCTCACTGGATCCTGAACGCTACACCTATCCCAACCATAAAGGCATCGATCACTATCATCGCTATCGCGAAGATATTGCGTTGTTCGCGGAGATGGGCTTTAAATGCTACCGTTTTTCTGTCGCCTGGACGCGCATTTATCCCAACGGGGTTGAGCTGCAACCTAACGAAGCAGGCCTGCTGCATTACGACAGGGTGATTGAAACCTGCCTCTCCCACGGCATTGAACCGGTCATCACGCTTTCCCATTATGAAATGCCACTCCACCTGGCGAAATCCCTTGGCGGATGGAAGAATCGTGAGGCGATCGATCACTTTATACGGTTTGCCAGTATGGTACTGCATCGTTATGGACAAAAAGTAAAATACTGGATGACCTTCAACGAGATTAACAGCGCCGCACATTTCCCCATGATGAGTCAGAGTCTGACGGTGAAAACCGGCGCGCTGGACCCTCAGGCGAAATACCAGGCGTGGCATAATCAATTTGTTGCGAGCAGCCTGGCAGTAAAGGCCGCCCACGAGATCAGCCCGGACATCCGAATGGGCTGTATGATCCTCTACGCGACAACCTACGCTTTTGACTGCAATCCGGTCAATCAACTGGCGGCGCTGAGGGATAATCAGGCCTTTAACTATTACTGTACAGACGTTCAGGCAGGGGGCAAGTACCCGTGGTACGCGCAGAAGCTGTGGCAATCTCTGGGGGTAAAGCTGGATATTCAGCCAGGGGATTTGGCGCTGATCGCGGCGCACCCTGTGGATTACATTGGCTTTAGCTATTACATGTCCACCACCGTTAATAAAACCGATAATGGGTCAGCAGCAGCACAAGGCAATTTATTGGGAGGAGCGCGGAATCCGTTCCTGCAGGCCAGTGACTGGGGCTGGGAAATCGACCCGGTTGGGTTGCGTATCGCACTTAACCAGCTATATGACCGCTATCAGAAGCCTTTATTTATTGTGGAAAATGGTCTGGGTGCTGTCGACAAGCCAGACGACAACTTTACTATCAATGATGATTACCGCATTAACTACCTGCGCGAGCATATCCTTGCGATGGCCGATGCTGTCGACGATGGCGTGGAACTGATGGGCTACACGCCGTGGGGCTGTATCGATCTGGTTAGCATGTCTACCGGGGAGATGAGCAAACGCTACGGTTTCATTTACGTAGACCTTGATGACACACTTTCGGGTACGGGCAATCGCTACAAAAAGAAATCATTCAACTGGTACAAACAGGTTATTGCCTCAAACGGTGAAGACTTAAACTAA
- the galS gene encoding HTH-type transcriptional regulator GalS, with amino-acid sequence MITIRDVARAADVSVATVSRVLNHSNAVTAETRNRVLNVVDSLGYRPNANAQALASQVSDTIGVVVMDVSDPFFGALVKSVDTVAQRMQKHVLINNSYHQADKERHAIEVLIRQRCNALVVHAKALGDAELAELMDQVPGMVLINRLLPDYAHRCVCLDNVSGAVMAIRMLQQQGHQRIGYLASSHLIEDVEQRRTGWLQALKEQHITPPDSWMASAEPDLQGGEAAMVELLGRNLHLSAVFAYNDSMAAGALAALKDNGIAVPQHLSVVGFDDIPVSRYTDPQLSTVRYPIISMAKLATELALKGAEGRLDNSAEHCFMPTLVRRHSVSSG; translated from the coding sequence ATGATCACCATCCGTGATGTGGCCCGTGCGGCTGATGTGTCGGTGGCAACGGTTTCGCGCGTATTAAACCACAGCAACGCGGTCACCGCAGAAACCCGCAACAGGGTGCTGAACGTTGTCGATTCACTGGGCTATCGGCCTAACGCTAATGCTCAGGCTCTGGCCTCACAGGTCAGCGACACTATCGGTGTGGTGGTGATGGACGTCTCGGATCCTTTTTTTGGTGCGCTGGTAAAATCAGTCGATACCGTCGCCCAGCGCATGCAAAAACACGTGCTGATTAATAACTCCTACCATCAGGCCGATAAAGAGCGACATGCCATTGAAGTGCTGATTCGTCAGCGCTGTAACGCGCTGGTGGTTCACGCCAAAGCTCTTGGCGATGCGGAACTGGCCGAATTAATGGATCAGGTGCCGGGGATGGTGCTGATTAACCGCCTGCTGCCGGACTACGCCCATCGCTGCGTGTGTCTGGACAATGTCAGTGGCGCAGTGATGGCTATCCGCATGCTGCAGCAACAGGGGCACCAGCGTATCGGCTATCTTGCTTCCAGCCACCTGATCGAGGATGTGGAACAGCGTCGCACTGGCTGGTTGCAGGCGCTGAAAGAGCAACATATCACGCCGCCTGACAGCTGGATGGCCAGCGCCGAGCCTGATCTACAGGGCGGCGAAGCAGCGATGGTGGAGCTGCTTGGCCGAAATTTACATCTGAGCGCGGTGTTTGCCTATAACGACAGCATGGCGGCAGGTGCGCTGGCCGCGCTGAAAGATAACGGCATTGCCGTGCCGCAGCATCTTTCCGTGGTCGGGTTTGATGACATTCCTGTTTCACGTTACACCGATCCGCAACTGAGCACAGTGCGTTATCCCATTATTTCAATGGCTAAACTGGCCACAGAACTGGCGTTAAAGGGGGCGGAAGGGCGCCTTGATAACAGTGCAGAACACTGCTTTATGCCGACACTGGTCCGCCGCCATTCAGTCTCTTCAGGATAA
- a CDS encoding EmmdR/YeeO family multidrug/toxin efflux MATE transporter — protein MQNFSAILLQTIRFSSWYQKRRSSRVLFWREITPLAVPIFFENLCVLLMGVLSTFLVSWLGKEAMAGVGLADSFNMVVISFFAAIDLGTTVVVAFSLGKLNRERAEAATRQSLVLMTVFAILLATGIEFFGEQIIDLIAENAEPQVKELALVYLGITAWSYPAAAIALIGCGALRGAGNTKIPMLINGGMNILNIVFSTVLIYGCFGWKGMGFAGAGLGLTLSRYVGAVAVIYVLVIGFNPQLKITLRSYFSRLDTGILKEVLGIGVPASIESVLFNGGKLLTQVFVAGMGTDVIAGNFIAFSIASMINLPGNALGSTATIIVGTRLGKGQLGQPERQLKTIFWLSNLCLCFLAALSAPLAGVLASFYTQEDDVIHVVKILIWLNAAFMPIWAASWVLPAGLKGARDACFTMWVSMLGMWGCRIIAGYTLGVMLGFGVVGVWLGMVLDWIVRAIFFYRRMTSGRWLWKYTKVASSTTD, from the coding sequence TTGCAAAACTTCAGCGCGATTCTGCTTCAGACCATCAGGTTTTCATCCTGGTATCAAAAACGACGCTCATCGCGGGTGTTGTTCTGGCGTGAAATTACTCCCCTGGCGGTGCCCATTTTTTTCGAAAACCTCTGCGTGCTGCTCATGGGGGTGCTGAGTACCTTTCTGGTTAGCTGGCTGGGCAAAGAGGCAATGGCGGGCGTAGGGCTGGCAGACAGCTTCAATATGGTGGTGATCTCCTTCTTTGCTGCGATTGATTTGGGTACCACCGTGGTGGTGGCTTTCAGCCTTGGCAAGCTCAACCGTGAACGTGCGGAAGCGGCAACCAGACAGTCTCTGGTGTTGATGACGGTGTTTGCCATTTTGCTGGCGACGGGCATTGAGTTTTTTGGCGAGCAGATTATCGATCTGATTGCGGAAAATGCAGAGCCGCAAGTCAAAGAGCTGGCGCTGGTTTACCTTGGTATTACCGCCTGGAGCTATCCGGCAGCAGCCATTGCGCTGATAGGCTGTGGTGCACTGCGCGGCGCGGGCAATACCAAAATTCCCATGCTGATTAACGGCGGCATGAATATTCTCAATATCGTGTTCAGCACCGTGCTGATCTATGGTTGCTTCGGCTGGAAAGGAATGGGCTTTGCCGGGGCAGGACTAGGACTGACGCTTTCCCGTTATGTTGGCGCGGTGGCGGTTATTTATGTGTTGGTGATCGGTTTTAATCCGCAGTTGAAAATCACCTTGCGTAGTTATTTCTCCCGACTGGATACCGGCATTCTCAAGGAAGTTTTAGGTATTGGCGTACCTGCCAGCATCGAATCTGTCTTGTTTAATGGTGGAAAATTACTCACTCAGGTATTTGTTGCCGGAATGGGCACCGATGTGATTGCAGGTAATTTCATCGCTTTTTCCATTGCGTCCATGATAAACCTGCCGGGAAATGCGTTGGGTTCCACGGCAACCATTATTGTCGGCACGCGCCTGGGGAAAGGTCAGCTTGGGCAGCCGGAACGGCAGCTGAAGACGATTTTCTGGTTATCCAACCTCTGCTTGTGCTTTCTGGCGGCGCTATCAGCCCCCCTGGCTGGTGTGCTGGCCTCTTTTTACACTCAGGAAGACGATGTTATTCACGTGGTGAAAATATTGATCTGGCTTAACGCTGCGTTTATGCCGATCTGGGCCGCATCCTGGGTGCTGCCTGCCGGACTAAAAGGCGCACGCGATGCGTGTTTTACCATGTGGGTATCAATGTTGGGCATGTGGGGATGTCGTATCATAGCCGGATATACACTTGGTGTGATGCTGGGCTTTGGTGTGGTGGGCGTCTGGCTGGGGATGGTGCTTGACTGGATCGTACGCGCCATCTTCTTTTACCGCCGGATGACCAGTGGACGCTGGCTATGGAAATATACCAAAGTGGCATCGTCAACCACCGATTAG
- a CDS encoding antiterminator Q family protein, whose translation MPENASGVSCTDNDAMIIDTCVGRLKQKHPDEYALLVDHYIRDISKRAIGRKLKLSEGMIRIKFQMAEGFVEECLSMLDVELELELELEMEMEMEMEMEMEMEMEMEMEME comes from the coding sequence TTGCCTGAAAATGCCAGTGGTGTAAGTTGCACAGACAATGACGCGATGATTATTGATACCTGCGTGGGCAGACTGAAACAAAAGCACCCTGATGAGTACGCGCTGCTGGTGGACCACTACATCCGGGATATTTCAAAGCGGGCTATAGGCAGAAAGTTGAAGCTGTCAGAGGGCATGATCCGCATAAAGTTTCAGATGGCGGAAGGTTTTGTAGAGGAGTGTCTGTCGATGCTTGATGTTGAGCTGGAGCTGGAGCTGGAGCTGGAGATGGAGATGGAGATGGAGATGGAGATGGAGATGGAGATGGAGATGGAGATGGAGATGGAGATGGAATAA
- a CDS encoding IS481 family transposase, with protein MIHTNNPIIKHKAGLLNLAEELGNVSKACKIMGVSRDTFYRYQELAAEGGIDALINQNRRVPNLKNRADEATERAVVEYAVEFPAHGQHRTSNELRKKGVFISGSGVRSIWQRHDLENFRKRLKALEEKVAREGIVLTDAQIAALEKKAHDDEASGEIETAHPGYLGSQDTFYVGNLKGVGRIYQQTFVDTYSKVAHCKLYTSKTPITAADLLNDRVLPFYEAQGLPMLRILTDRGTEYCGKVEQHDYQLYLAINDIDHTKTKAMSPQTNGICERFHKTILQDFYQVTFRKKLYEDLESLQTDLDNGLWHYNNERTHQGKMCCGRTPMATLLDGKRVWAEKNLNQM; from the coding sequence ATGATTCATACTAACAATCCCATCATCAAACACAAAGCCGGCCTGCTCAATCTCGCCGAAGAACTCGGTAACGTATCAAAAGCCTGCAAGATCATGGGCGTGTCACGCGACACGTTTTACCGTTATCAGGAACTGGCTGCTGAAGGCGGCATCGATGCGCTGATTAACCAGAACCGCCGCGTCCCCAACCTGAAGAACCGCGCCGACGAAGCCACTGAACGCGCTGTTGTTGAATATGCCGTTGAGTTCCCGGCCCACGGGCAACACCGGACCAGTAATGAGCTGCGTAAAAAAGGCGTGTTTATCTCCGGTAGCGGCGTGCGCTCCATCTGGCAACGGCACGACCTGGAGAACTTCCGTAAACGCCTGAAGGCACTTGAGGAAAAGGTCGCCAGAGAAGGCATCGTGCTTACCGACGCTCAAATCGCAGCGCTGGAGAAGAAGGCCCACGATGACGAGGCCAGCGGAGAAATCGAAACTGCTCACCCGGGTTATCTCGGGTCGCAGGACACCTTCTACGTGGGCAATCTGAAAGGTGTGGGTCGTATCTACCAGCAGACGTTCGTGGATACGTACTCGAAAGTGGCACACTGCAAGCTGTATACGAGTAAAACGCCGATCACCGCCGCAGACCTGCTCAATGATCGCGTACTGCCGTTCTACGAGGCTCAGGGACTGCCGATGCTGAGGATCCTGACCGACAGGGGAACGGAGTACTGTGGTAAGGTGGAGCAGCATGATTACCAGCTGTATCTGGCCATCAACGATATCGACCATACAAAAACGAAGGCGATGTCTCCGCAGACGAACGGCATCTGCGAGCGCTTCCATAAAACTATTTTGCAGGATTTTTATCAGGTTACGTTCCGTAAGAAGTTATACGAAGACCTGGAGAGCCTGCAAACGGATCTGGACAACGGGTTGTGGCATTACAATAATGAGCGAACTCATCAGGGAAAAATGTGCTGCGGGCGTACGCCAATGGCCACGTTACTTGATGGTAAACGAGTCTGGGCAGAAAAAAATCTGAACCAGATGTAA
- the yeiB gene encoding DUF418 domain-containing protein YeiB, translated as MPRIQALDLIRGVSILGILLLNIVAFGQPRAAYLNPAWHGQPAWADALSWAVMDFFALLKFLSLFALLFGAGIQMLLPAGKRWLQARLSWLVLLGFMHGVFLWDGDILLDYGLIGLLAWRMIRDAGSSRRLLNTGVLLYLVGCGALLAMSMASGEQVNDSWLPGFAEVQYETFWKVHGGWEAVRNRLDMLMSGLLSLAAQYGWQLAGLMLIGAALMRSGWLNGERSQAHYRRCALMLIGTAWLIQIPAIYLQWHSGWDFRWSGFLLQLPSELAAPLQALGYAALCFGWWPTLCQLKITTAVTCVGRMALSNYLLQTLICTTLFNRLGWFNQLDRVHLLMLVPLVWLCNILFSVYWLRYFRQGPMEWLWRKLTRLAGGKPLHKRA; from the coding sequence ATGCCACGTATTCAGGCCCTGGATCTTATCCGGGGCGTTTCCATCCTTGGGATACTGCTGCTTAATATCGTTGCCTTTGGGCAGCCGCGCGCGGCCTATCTGAACCCCGCCTGGCACGGTCAGCCTGCCTGGGCTGATGCCTTAAGCTGGGCGGTCATGGACTTTTTTGCCCTGCTCAAATTTCTCTCACTTTTTGCGCTGCTGTTTGGCGCAGGCATACAGATGTTGCTCCCCGCCGGAAAGCGCTGGCTTCAGGCACGTCTGAGCTGGCTGGTGCTGCTTGGTTTTATGCACGGCGTGTTTCTCTGGGATGGCGATATTCTGCTGGATTATGGCCTGATCGGCCTGCTGGCATGGCGGATGATCCGCGATGCTGGCTCCAGCCGGCGGTTGCTCAATACGGGGGTGCTGCTGTATCTCGTGGGCTGTGGTGCGCTGTTGGCGATGAGCATGGCGTCGGGGGAGCAGGTGAATGATTCATGGCTCCCCGGTTTTGCTGAAGTGCAGTACGAAACTTTCTGGAAAGTCCACGGCGGCTGGGAAGCCGTTCGTAACCGCCTGGATATGCTTATGTCCGGGCTGCTGTCGCTGGCGGCGCAATATGGCTGGCAGCTTGCCGGTCTGATGCTGATTGGCGCGGCGCTGATGCGCAGCGGCTGGCTGAATGGTGAACGAAGCCAGGCCCATTATCGTCGTTGCGCATTGATGCTTATTGGCACGGCGTGGCTTATCCAGATCCCGGCGATTTACCTGCAATGGCACAGCGGCTGGGACTTCCGCTGGTCCGGCTTTTTGCTTCAGCTTCCGAGTGAGCTGGCCGCGCCGCTTCAGGCGCTGGGCTATGCCGCGCTCTGTTTCGGCTGGTGGCCAACGCTCTGCCAGCTGAAAATCACCACTGCCGTTACCTGTGTGGGCCGGATGGCGCTAAGTAACTATCTGCTACAAACGCTGATCTGTACCACGCTGTTTAATCGACTGGGATGGTTTAATCAGCTGGACCGCGTTCACCTGCTGATGCTGGTGCCGCTGGTGTGGCTGTGCAATATACTGTTCTCCGTTTACTGGCTACGTTATTTCCGGCAGGGGCCGATGGAATGGCTCTGGCGTAAACTAACGCGGTTAGCAGGTGGCAAGCCCTTGCACAAACGCGCCTGA
- a CDS encoding DNA cytosine methyltransferase, giving the protein MEVTSKNITFGSVCSGIEAASVAWTPLGFKGAWFSEIEPFPCRVLATHWPLTPNYGDMNTLAARLNNEEIQTPDILIGGTPCQAFSLSGKRKGLADPRGQLTLSFVCIADALDSARKRAGEKESVIVWENVTGVLNSADNAFGCFLGAMAGENRPLHTYPAVLSGLRC; this is encoded by the coding sequence GTGGAAGTGACCAGCAAGAATATTACCTTCGGCTCTGTATGTTCCGGTATTGAAGCGGCAAGTGTCGCCTGGACTCCCCTGGGCTTCAAAGGGGCATGGTTCAGTGAAATTGAGCCGTTCCCATGCCGCGTCCTGGCCACGCACTGGCCTTTAACACCCAATTATGGCGACATGAACACACTGGCAGCCAGACTGAATAATGAAGAGATTCAGACACCTGATATTCTCATCGGCGGTACGCCCTGCCAGGCTTTTAGCCTGTCCGGCAAACGAAAGGGATTAGCCGATCCGCGCGGACAGCTTACTCTGTCTTTTGTATGCATAGCCGATGCACTGGATTCAGCAAGAAAAAGAGCAGGGGAGAAAGAATCAGTCATCGTCTGGGAAAATGTCACAGGAGTATTAAACAGTGCAGACAACGCATTCGGTTGTTTTCTCGGTGCGATGGCCGGAGAAAACCGTCCGTTACACACATACCCTGCAGTTCTTTCTGGCCTTCGATGTTGA
- a CDS encoding isochorismate synthase yields the protein MFSTIPSGAESFLFTSCWKSLVAEGRFLSVTTPARDGEWFDGAFQQAAREAFATARASGITHPLLVGAIPFDTTQPSALFIPRHTHFLERRLLVTASGHLTLETTGQKAVPEKAIFTSMVVNALKAIETGSLNKVVLSRLIDITTARTLQPAALVNRLIALNPGCHHFYLPLSDGTTLIGASPELLLRKSGRHFASQPLAGSARRNLNSPQRDVEIGQKLMQSPKDRHEHQLVIQAMWQRLQPRSITIHLPSQPVPVTTAQLWHLATKIEGEVASEQENSLSLACLLHPTPALSGHPQVAARRLIAQLEPFDRQLFGGLVGWCDEEGNGEWAVCIRCATLAGQRIRLFAGAGIVSASSPQAEWNETEVKFSTMLKVFGLQ from the coding sequence ATGTTTTCAACGATACCTTCCGGCGCGGAGAGCTTCTTGTTCACCTCATGCTGGAAAAGTCTGGTCGCCGAAGGGCGCTTTCTTTCCGTGACGACGCCCGCCCGTGACGGTGAGTGGTTTGACGGTGCGTTTCAACAGGCGGCCCGCGAAGCGTTTGCTACCGCAAGGGCGTCGGGTATCACGCATCCGCTGCTGGTGGGAGCGATACCCTTTGATACCACGCAGCCTTCGGCACTGTTTATTCCGCGCCACACCCACTTTCTTGAGCGGCGTCTATTAGTGACAGCCAGTGGGCATCTAACCCTGGAAACGACGGGGCAAAAGGCTGTCCCGGAAAAAGCGATTTTTACCTCAATGGTGGTTAATGCGCTGAAAGCTATTGAGACTGGCAGCCTGAATAAAGTGGTGTTGTCCCGGCTAATAGATATCACTACCGCACGGACACTCCAGCCCGCAGCGCTGGTTAACCGCCTGATTGCCCTTAATCCCGGGTGCCACCATTTTTATCTGCCATTATCAGACGGCACGACCCTGATAGGTGCCAGCCCGGAGCTGTTACTGCGTAAGTCCGGCCGCCATTTTGCATCACAGCCGCTGGCGGGTTCGGCACGACGTAACCTGAACAGCCCACAGCGGGATGTGGAAATCGGTCAGAAGCTGATGCAGTCACCAAAAGATCGCCATGAACATCAGTTGGTCATCCAGGCAATGTGGCAGCGTCTCCAACCGCGTAGCATCACGATCCATCTGCCCTCGCAGCCAGTACCCGTGACGACGGCCCAGCTGTGGCACCTGGCGACGAAAATTGAAGGCGAAGTGGCTTCTGAACAGGAAAACTCGCTTTCACTGGCCTGTCTGTTGCACCCAACACCTGCGCTCAGTGGTCATCCGCAGGTGGCTGCCCGCCGACTGATTGCGCAGCTTGAGCCGTTTGATCGCCAGCTTTTTGGCGGGCTGGTGGGCTGGTGCGATGAAGAGGGAAATGGTGAATGGGCGGTGTGTATTCGATGTGCGACCCTGGCAGGTCAGCGTATCCGTCTTTTTGCCGGAGCCGGTATTGTTTCTGCTTCATCACCACAAGCGGAATGGAACGAAACCGAGGTGAAATTCAGTACCATGCTGAAAGTCTTTGGTCTGCAATAG